The DNA sequence TTTTATTAAGAATAAACCACGTTAGTTATATAATAGTTTTACAAAAAAATCTACAAACCAAGACTTTCTAAGTTTGATAAAAAATAAATGAGTAATTTTGTATTTACGAATAAAATTGAACCAATGGATGTCTATTCGGTTTCAAAATTAACAATTATTGTGCCTAATTTTTATTAATGTCTTCACAAAATATTTACATCTTAGGGATTGAATCCTCATGCGACGATACCGCTGCTTCTGTAATACAAAATGGTAAAATTTTAAGTAACGTTATTGCCAGTCAAAAAATACATGAAGAGTACGGTGGTGTGGTTCCCGAATTGGCTTCTAGAGCACATCAACAAAATATAGTTCCTGTTGTTACGCAAGCATTAAAAAAAGCCAACATAACTAAAGACAAGTTACATGCAGTAGCTTTTACAAAAGGCCCTGGCTTAATGGGGTCGCTTTTAGTAGGGACCTCTTTTGCAAAATCAATAGCCTATGGATTAAACATTCCACTTATAGATGTAAACCATATGCAAGCACATATTTTAGCACATTTTATTGACGAAGAAGGCTTTAACAAGCCGCCATTTCCATTTTTAGCAATGACTATTTCTGGAGGCCATACGCAAATAGTTAGAGTTGATAACTATTTTAATATGGCGGTTATTGGTGAAACTATGGATGATGCTGTTGGTGAAGCTTTTGATAAAAGTGGTAAAATTTTAGGATTGGGCTACCCCGCTGGTCCAGAAATTGACAAACGTGCAAAATTTGGAAACCCCAAAGCATTTAAGTTTACGAAACCCAAAGTAGATGGCTTGAATTTTAGCTTTTCAGGTTTAAAAACAGCGATTCTCTATTTTATTCAAAAAGAAGTAAAAGCAAACCCTAATTTTATAGAAGAAAACTTAAATGATATTTGTGCATCCATACAATATACTATTATTGGCATTTTGATTGATAAACTAAAATTAGCAAGCAAACAAACTGGTATACAGCATATTGCTATAGGCGGTGGTGTATCCGCTAATTCTGGCATTCGTCAAGCCTTAAAAGATGGAGAGCAAAAATTTGGTTGGACCACTTACGTACCAAAATTTGAGTTTACCACTGACAATGCAGCTATGATAGCCATTGTTGGATATTTAAAATATTTGGAAGGTTCTTTTGCCAAGCAAAATGTGATAGCTTCTGCTAGACTCAAAATTTAAAGTTATAAACAATACATTCTTAAAAACTTATTTTTTCTGACTCCATACAGTTAAACATTACCTTTAAATTTGAAACTGAATTTAAAACCTACATCATGTTTAAAAACCTACTTACAATTTTATTTATTGCAATTACCTCATTGTTAACTGCTCAAACTTCTTTGGAAAAAGAGTTAGAAATAATTGAAACTCCAGAGCAAATTGATACTTTTTTAAAAGAGAAAAACTCAAAAAAGAACAAATTAATTACGTTCAATGAAGAAAAGCACAAAACAACATTAGCTAAAGCGCTATTTAAACTTTCAAAAGGAGGGGTAGAAAAAACCGAAACGGAATATTACAAAACGTTTTATAAAGTGGTAGATAAAACAGAAACTATAAATTACCGTGTTAGCTACATTGCCCTTGAAAGCTCTAACATGAAAGATTCAGAATTAAAAAACATACAATCCACAATTATAAAAAAATATAATGATGGCGCGTCTTTTGATTTTTTAGCAAAACAATATTCTTCAGATAAAAATGCCAATAGAGGCGGTGATTCTGGATGGTTTACACAAGATAAAAACAATTATGATTTTGAAGACGTTGTTATCAATGGTAGTCATAGCTTAAATGAAATTTTCACATATAACCACACAGCTACAAACACCTACTTTATAATATTGAAAACTTACGAACCTAAAACTATTTCAGAAATAAAAGTCTTAAAAGTTATTGAAAACAAAGATTAATGCAATTATTTTATAATTCAGAAATATCAGAAGCCAGTACCCAATTTACTTTTGACAGAGAAGAAAGTAAACACATTGTCAAAGTATTACGTAAAAAAAGTGGCGATTCTTTACATATTACTAACGGTAAAGGCTGGTTGTTTACCGCTGAAGTTTCTGTACCAAATATTAATAAATGCACGGTAAACATAGTTTCTAAAACGCTACAACCCCAAAAAAAATATCATTTACATTTAGCTGTGGCTCCAACAAAAATGAATGACCGTTATGAATGGTTTTTAGAAAAAGCAACTGAAATTGGTATCGATAGTATTACACCAATCATTTGCGAACATAGCGAACGTAAAGTTATTAAAACTGATCGTTTTGAGCGTATTTTACAATCTGCCACAAAGCAATCTTTAAGCTGTTATTTACCTCAATTAAATACACCTGTAAATTTCAAAGAGTTTTTAAATCAAAAATTTACAGGTGATTTATATATTGCACATTGTGAAGAAACTGATAGAAAATCACTAAAAAAACAATTAAAACCAAAAACTAATATTACTATTTTAATTGGTCCTGAAGGTGATTTTTCAACTAAAGAAATCATACAAGCCACAGAAAACAATTTTATTCCTGTAACTTTGGGTAAAACTAGATTGCGAACAGAAACAGCAGCTATTGTTGCTTGTCATTCTGTCGCATTTATAAATGAGTAACATGAAAAAATTCTTATGCTTTTTAATTTTTAGTTTTTCAGTTTTCAACTTATTCTCGCAAGAATTAGCTATTTTAAAGTATAAAGGTGGCGGGGACTGGTATGGTAATCCAACAGCTTTACCCAACCTTATTAAGTACTGCAATGACCATATCAATACTAAAATAAAACCTAAACCAGAAGAAGTAGAAACAGGAAGTTCTGATATTTTTCAATATCCTATGTTGCATATGACAGGGCATGGTCATGTTTTTTTTAGTGAAGAAGATGCTGAAAATCTTCGTAACTACTTAAAATCTGGAGGTTTTTTGCATATTGACGATAACTACGGGATGCGTCCCTATGTTATTAAAGAACTTAAAAAGGT is a window from the Pseudalgibacter alginicilyticus genome containing:
- a CDS encoding 16S rRNA (uracil(1498)-N(3))-methyltransferase — protein: MQLFYNSEISEASTQFTFDREESKHIVKVLRKKSGDSLHITNGKGWLFTAEVSVPNINKCTVNIVSKTLQPQKKYHLHLAVAPTKMNDRYEWFLEKATEIGIDSITPIICEHSERKVIKTDRFERILQSATKQSLSCYLPQLNTPVNFKEFLNQKFTGDLYIAHCEETDRKSLKKQLKPKTNITILIGPEGDFSTKEIIQATENNFIPVTLGKTRLRTETAAIVACHSVAFINE
- a CDS encoding DUF4159 domain-containing protein, giving the protein MKKFLCFLIFSFSVFNLFSQELAILKYKGGGDWYGNPTALPNLIKYCNDHINTKIKPKPEEVETGSSDIFQYPMLHMTGHGHVFFSEEDAENLRNYLKSGGFLHIDDNYGMRPYVIKELKKVFPNTELIEIPVSHAIFNIAYQFPQGLPKIHEHDGKRPQAFGIFYNDRLVLLFTYESDLGDGWEDSEVHNDPADVREKALKMGANIIKYAFEN
- the tsaD gene encoding tRNA (adenosine(37)-N6)-threonylcarbamoyltransferase complex transferase subunit TsaD; translated protein: MSSQNIYILGIESSCDDTAASVIQNGKILSNVIASQKIHEEYGGVVPELASRAHQQNIVPVVTQALKKANITKDKLHAVAFTKGPGLMGSLLVGTSFAKSIAYGLNIPLIDVNHMQAHILAHFIDEEGFNKPPFPFLAMTISGGHTQIVRVDNYFNMAVIGETMDDAVGEAFDKSGKILGLGYPAGPEIDKRAKFGNPKAFKFTKPKVDGLNFSFSGLKTAILYFIQKEVKANPNFIEENLNDICASIQYTIIGILIDKLKLASKQTGIQHIAIGGGVSANSGIRQALKDGEQKFGWTTYVPKFEFTTDNAAMIAIVGYLKYLEGSFAKQNVIASARLKI
- a CDS encoding peptidylprolyl isomerase encodes the protein MFKNLLTILFIAITSLLTAQTSLEKELEIIETPEQIDTFLKEKNSKKNKLITFNEEKHKTTLAKALFKLSKGGVEKTETEYYKTFYKVVDKTETINYRVSYIALESSNMKDSELKNIQSTIIKKYNDGASFDFLAKQYSSDKNANRGGDSGWFTQDKNNYDFEDVVINGSHSLNEIFTYNHTATNTYFIILKTYEPKTISEIKVLKVIENKD